Proteins from a genomic interval of Kribbella aluminosa:
- a CDS encoding SRPBCC domain-containing protein: MSRSIEREIRIEAAPEVVYEVVSSPEHLREWWPEEADFTVVPGGTGTIGFRQGEDVMQVPLTVLEAEPPRRFVFRWDYDGETATAQNSVLVTFELVPDAGGTLLRFAETGFDEAAKSDELFADHTNGWDYFLPRIAPYVARLVARP; the protein is encoded by the coding sequence ATGAGCAGGAGCATCGAGCGGGAGATTCGGATCGAGGCCGCGCCGGAGGTGGTCTACGAGGTGGTCAGTTCGCCGGAGCACCTGCGCGAGTGGTGGCCGGAAGAGGCCGACTTCACGGTGGTTCCCGGCGGCACCGGCACGATCGGCTTCCGGCAGGGCGAAGACGTCATGCAGGTCCCGTTGACCGTGCTCGAGGCCGAGCCGCCGCGCCGGTTCGTGTTCCGCTGGGACTACGACGGCGAGACCGCGACCGCACAGAACTCGGTGCTCGTCACCTTCGAGCTCGTCCCGGACGCCGGCGGCACGCTGCTCCGGTTCGCCGAGACCGGGTTCGACGAGGCCGCCAAGTCCGACGAACTGTTCGCCGACCACACCAACGGCTGGGACTACTTCCTGCCGCGGATCGCGCCGTACGTCGCCCGGCTGGTCGCCAGGCCGTGA
- a CDS encoding SRPBCC family protein, which translates to MSDILHRVGIVAPSKDVYDALTTIDGLAGWWTEDTTGDVDGVIAFRFASAGGDGFDMKVLETTPELIRWEVVGGPDEWIGTQVSFTLSRADDFTIVLFKHEGWREPVEFMYHCSTKWATFLMSLKRYVETGKGEPAPNDVLVSNWH; encoded by the coding sequence GTGAGCGATATCCTGCACCGCGTGGGCATCGTTGCCCCGAGCAAGGACGTTTACGACGCGCTGACCACGATCGACGGCCTGGCCGGCTGGTGGACCGAGGACACCACCGGTGACGTCGACGGCGTGATCGCGTTCCGCTTCGCCAGTGCGGGCGGCGACGGGTTCGACATGAAGGTCCTGGAGACCACCCCGGAGCTGATCCGCTGGGAGGTCGTTGGTGGCCCCGACGAATGGATCGGCACCCAGGTCAGCTTCACGCTGTCCCGGGCCGACGACTTCACGATCGTCCTGTTCAAGCACGAGGGCTGGCGGGAGCCGGTCGAGTTCATGTACCACTGCAGCACCAAGTGGGCCACGTTCCTGATGAGCCTCAAGCGGTACGTCGAAACCGGCAAGGGCGAGCCGGCCCCGAACGACGTACTCGTCAGCAACTGGCACTAG
- a CDS encoding ArsR/SmtB family transcription factor → MIDDELWSAIGDPTRRRMLDLLLADGGGTATGLSERLPVTRQAVAKHLGVLDRAGLVHSAPYGRERRYTVDEDRLTHAIHQLADVTHAWDRRLQRIKTIAEAIERKER, encoded by the coding sequence GTGATCGACGACGAGCTCTGGTCCGCGATCGGCGACCCGACCCGGCGGCGGATGCTCGACCTGCTGCTCGCGGACGGCGGCGGCACGGCGACCGGGCTCAGCGAGCGGCTGCCCGTCACCCGGCAGGCGGTGGCGAAACATCTCGGCGTCCTGGACCGGGCCGGCCTGGTGCACTCCGCGCCGTACGGCCGGGAGCGCCGCTACACCGTGGACGAGGACCGCCTCACCCACGCCATCCATCAGCTGGCCGACGTGACCCATGCCTGGGACCGGCGGCTGCAGCGCATCAAGACGATCGCCGAGGCGATCGAACGGAAGGAAAGGTAG